From one Sardina pilchardus chromosome 6, fSarPil1.1, whole genome shotgun sequence genomic stretch:
- the LOC134083002 gene encoding E3 ubiquitin-protein ligase TRIM35-like encodes MALFLSEENIMCPVCHDIYEDPVVLSCTHSVCKDCLKKYWSTNKSQECPLCRRKSSRDNPPVSIVLKDLCEAYTKEKKLPGEFCPSHEEQFKLFCKEDKQLLCVVCLSSKKHKTHDCSPVDEAAADLKVETRDALKSLQDKLTKLKSSENICCCRVQNIKSQAEKTESLIKEEFQKLHQFLRDEEKAHLDVLKEEEEEKSRLLKERIDDISKEMSSLADRIKDLEEKLKFEAIVFLSDFKDTIERIQCSVKELEPAPGGLIDVAQHLGNLNFRVWLKMRDISHYSPVILDPNTAGDKLSVSNDLTTVNNSYARQSFPDERLDSSVILGSEGFDSGTYSWDVHVGKHKYWDIGMTTAPSQTEKHFWSTTWCLSSRCNYMESNIEHCISFPGKDSPLSLSKPPETIRVHLNFDEGQIIFDPVGNTGTYTINHSNFTEKVFPFIHTYYQSGLHPIKIIPVCPTVEVVDIKKCKIQF; translated from the exons ATGGCTTTGTTCCTATCTGAAGAGAATATCATGTGCCCTGTATGCCATGACATATATGAGGATCCAGTGGTCTTGTCGTGTACTCACAGTGTATGTAAGGATTGCTTGAAAAAATACTGGAGTACTAACAAATCCCAGGAGTGCCCACTTTGCAGGAGAAAGTCCTCGAGAGACAATCCTCCTGTCTCCATCGTCTTGAAGGACTTGTGTGAGGCCTACACGAAGGAGAAGAAGTTGCCCGGAGAGTTCTGCCCCTCTCACGAAGAACAATTCAAACTCTTCTGTAAAGAGGACaagcagctgctgtgtgtggtgtgtctaaGCTCCAAAAAGCACAAGACTCATGACTGCAGTCCAGTAGATGAAGCTGCTGCTGATCTTAAG GTTGAAACAAGGGATGCATTGAAATCCCTGCAGGACAAGTTGACGAAATTGAAATCAAGCGAAAACATCTGTTGCTGTAGGGTACAGAACATCAAA AGCCAAGCTGAAAAAACAGAGTCTCTGATTAAGGAAGAGTTTCAGAAACTTCACCAGTTTTTACGAGATGAAGAAAAAGCTCATTTAGATGTgctgaaggaagaggaggaggagaagagccgATTGCTGAAGGAGAGGATTGATGATATTAGCAAGGAAATGTCGTCTCTTGCTGACAGAATCAAAGACCTTGAGGAGAAGCTGAAGTTCGAGGCCATCGTCTTCCTTTCT GACTTCAAGGATACCATAGAAAG AATTCAGTGCAGTGTGAAGGAGCTGGAGCCCGCGCCAGGAGGCCTGATTGATGTGGCACAGCACCTGGGCAACCTCAACTTCAGGGTCTGGCTAAAGATGCGGGACATCAGTCACTATA GTCCTGTGATTTTAGACCCCAACACTGCAGGTGACAAACTTTCTGTATCGAATGACCTGACCACGGTGAACAACAGTTACGCTAGACAGAGTTTTCCAGATGAAAGGTTGGACTCCTCTGTCatcctgggctctgagggcttcGACTCTGGGACCTACAGCTGGGACGTCCATGTTGGGAAGCATAAATACTGGGACATAGGCATGACCACAGCACCCAGCCAGACTGAAAAACATTTCTGGAGCACAACCTGGTGTTTAAGTTCTCGTTGTAATTACATGGAGAGCAACATTGAACACTGTATAAGTTTCCCTGGAAAAGACTCACCCTTATCTCTGAGTAAACCACCTGAGACAATCAGAGTTCACTTAAACTTTGACGAAGGACAGATCATATTTGACCCTGTTGGCAATACAGGTACATACACTATCAACCACAGtaatttcactgagaaagtttttccattcattcataCCTACTACCAGTCCGGTCTCCATCCCATAAAGATCATACCAGTGTGTCCCACTGTAGAGGTGGTTGACATCAAAAAATGCAAGATTCAGTTTTAG
- the LOC134082122 gene encoding E3 ubiquitin-protein ligase TRIM35-like isoform X2 translates to MASFLPEEDLTCTVCCDIFEDPVVLSCSHSVCEDCLKNYWSTKPFQECPLCRRRSSRDNPPVCIALKNLCEAYTKEKKLSGELCPSHKERFKLFCKDDKELLCVVCRDSKEHKTHDCSPIDEAAADLKEVKEALEPLKDKLNEFKNTECIFQDMAEHIKKQAEKAESRIKEEFEKLHQFLRDEEEARLDLLKEEEEEKSQLMKEKIEDISKKMSSLSGRIKDIEEELKADAVAFLSDFEDTMERAQHEVKESESVAGGLIDVAQHLGNLNFRVWLKMRDISSYYPVIFDPNTAGDLLILSDDLTTVKDSYGRQNLPSNPERYGTCVLGSEGFDSGTYSWDVQVGKHKYWDIGITTVPKPNDTWSTVWSLRSRTEFWTDSVTHSVQCLGVNSPLSLSEPPEIIRVDLDFVQGKLTFSDAVSETKLHTVKHNFTEKLFPFFQTYYQANAMKILPVTPTVVVDNDCDLWIQF, encoded by the exons ATGGCTTCATTCCTACCTGAAGAGGACCTCACATGCACCGTGTGCTGTGACATATTTGAAGATCCAGTGGTCCTGTCATGTAGTCACAGTGTATGTGAAGACTGCCTGAAAAATTACTGGAGTACAAAACCATTCCAGGAGTGCCCGCTTTGCAGGAGGAGGTCGTCGAGAGACAATCCGCCTGTGTGCATCGCCTTGAAGAACCTGTGTGAGGCCTACACCAAGGAGAAGAAGCTGTCTGGAGAGTTATGTCCCTCTCACAAAGAGAGATTCAAACTCTTCTGCAAAGACGACAAGgagctgttgtgtgtggtgtgtcgagACTCCAAAGAGCACAAGACTCATGACTGCAGTCCAATAGACGAAGCTGCTGCTGATCTTAAG GAGGTCAAGGAGGCATTGGAACCCCTTAAGGACAAGCTGAATGAATTTAAAAATACTGAATGCATTTTTCAGGATATGGCAGAGCACATCAAA AAACAAGCTGAAAAAGCAGAGTCTCGGATTAAGGAGGAGTTTGAGAAACTTCACCAGTTCTTACGAGATGAAGAAGAAGCTCGTTTAGATTTGctgaaggaagaggaagaggagaagagccagttgatgaaggagaagattgaagACATTAGCAAAAAAATGTCATCTCTTTCAGGCAGAATCAAGGACATAGAGGAGGAGCTGAAAGCAGATGCAGTTGCCTTCCTCTCA GACTTTGAGGACACCATGGAGAG AGCCCAGCATGAGGTGAAGGAGTCCGAGTCTGTTGCAGGAGGCCTGATTGATGTGGCACAGCACCTGGGCAACCTCAACTTCAGGGTCTGGCTAAAGATGCGGGACATCAGTTCCTACT ATCCTGTGATATTTGACCCCAACACTGCCGGTGACTTGCTTATCCTGTCTGATGACCTGACCACGGTGAAAGACAGCTATGGGAGACAGAATCTCCCGAGTAACCCCGAGAGGTACGGCACGTGCGTCCTGGGCTCCGAGGGCTTCGACTCTGGGACCTACAGCTGGGACGTCCAGGTTGGGAAGCATAAATACTGGGACATAGGCATAACCACAGTGCCCAAACCGAACGACACGTGGAGCACAGTCTGGAGTTTGAGGTCTCGCACAGAGTTTTGGACGGACTCTGTTACCCACTCTGTACAATGCTTAGGAGTAAACTCTCCCTTGTCACTGAGTGAACCACCTGAGATCATCAGAGTTGACCTGGACTTTGTCCAAGGCAAGCTGACCTTCTCCGATGCTGTTAGTGAGACAAAGCTACACACTGTCAAACATAATTTCACTGAGAAATTATTCCCATTCTTTCAGACATACTACCAAGCGAATGCCATGAAGATCTTGCCAGTGACCCCCACTGTTGTTGTGGACAATGACTGTGACCTCTGGATACAATTTTAG
- the LOC134082122 gene encoding E3 ubiquitin-protein ligase TRIM35-like isoform X1 yields MASFLPEEDLTCTVCCDIFEDPVVLSCSHSVCEDCLKNYWSTKPFQECPLCRRRSSRDNPPVCIALKNLCEAYTKEKKLSGELCPSHKERFKLFCKDDKELLCVVCRDSKEHKTHDCSPIDEAAADLKEEVKEALEPLKDKLNEFKNTECIFQDMAEHIKKQAEKAESRIKEEFEKLHQFLRDEEEARLDLLKEEEEEKSQLMKEKIEDISKKMSSLSGRIKDIEEELKADAVAFLSDFEDTMERAQHEVKESESVAGGLIDVAQHLGNLNFRVWLKMRDISSYYPVIFDPNTAGDLLILSDDLTTVKDSYGRQNLPSNPERYGTCVLGSEGFDSGTYSWDVQVGKHKYWDIGITTVPKPNDTWSTVWSLRSRTEFWTDSVTHSVQCLGVNSPLSLSEPPEIIRVDLDFVQGKLTFSDAVSETKLHTVKHNFTEKLFPFFQTYYQANAMKILPVTPTVVVDNDCDLWIQF; encoded by the exons ATGGCTTCATTCCTACCTGAAGAGGACCTCACATGCACCGTGTGCTGTGACATATTTGAAGATCCAGTGGTCCTGTCATGTAGTCACAGTGTATGTGAAGACTGCCTGAAAAATTACTGGAGTACAAAACCATTCCAGGAGTGCCCGCTTTGCAGGAGGAGGTCGTCGAGAGACAATCCGCCTGTGTGCATCGCCTTGAAGAACCTGTGTGAGGCCTACACCAAGGAGAAGAAGCTGTCTGGAGAGTTATGTCCCTCTCACAAAGAGAGATTCAAACTCTTCTGCAAAGACGACAAGgagctgttgtgtgtggtgtgtcgagACTCCAAAGAGCACAAGACTCATGACTGCAGTCCAATAGACGAAGCTGCTGCTGATCTTAAG GAGGAGGTCAAGGAGGCATTGGAACCCCTTAAGGACAAGCTGAATGAATTTAAAAATACTGAATGCATTTTTCAGGATATGGCAGAGCACATCAAA AAACAAGCTGAAAAAGCAGAGTCTCGGATTAAGGAGGAGTTTGAGAAACTTCACCAGTTCTTACGAGATGAAGAAGAAGCTCGTTTAGATTTGctgaaggaagaggaagaggagaagagccagttgatgaaggagaagattgaagACATTAGCAAAAAAATGTCATCTCTTTCAGGCAGAATCAAGGACATAGAGGAGGAGCTGAAAGCAGATGCAGTTGCCTTCCTCTCA GACTTTGAGGACACCATGGAGAG AGCCCAGCATGAGGTGAAGGAGTCCGAGTCTGTTGCAGGAGGCCTGATTGATGTGGCACAGCACCTGGGCAACCTCAACTTCAGGGTCTGGCTAAAGATGCGGGACATCAGTTCCTACT ATCCTGTGATATTTGACCCCAACACTGCCGGTGACTTGCTTATCCTGTCTGATGACCTGACCACGGTGAAAGACAGCTATGGGAGACAGAATCTCCCGAGTAACCCCGAGAGGTACGGCACGTGCGTCCTGGGCTCCGAGGGCTTCGACTCTGGGACCTACAGCTGGGACGTCCAGGTTGGGAAGCATAAATACTGGGACATAGGCATAACCACAGTGCCCAAACCGAACGACACGTGGAGCACAGTCTGGAGTTTGAGGTCTCGCACAGAGTTTTGGACGGACTCTGTTACCCACTCTGTACAATGCTTAGGAGTAAACTCTCCCTTGTCACTGAGTGAACCACCTGAGATCATCAGAGTTGACCTGGACTTTGTCCAAGGCAAGCTGACCTTCTCCGATGCTGTTAGTGAGACAAAGCTACACACTGTCAAACATAATTTCACTGAGAAATTATTCCCATTCTTTCAGACATACTACCAAGCGAATGCCATGAAGATCTTGCCAGTGACCCCCACTGTTGTTGTGGACAATGACTGTGACCTCTGGATACAATTTTAG
- the LOC134083006 gene encoding E3 ubiquitin-protein ligase TRIM35-like isoform X1 gives MACKTSLSEEDLTCPVCRDIFRDPVVLSCSHSVCKGCLRQFWNTKPSRECPLCRKRSLDAEPPCNLALRNLCEAVLSQREGVSESDRCRTWPVRCRVLCTAHGEQFKLFCLQDKEPLCVVCRDSRLHKCHECQPLDEAALDLKEKLRNKLPALQEKLKVFIEIKQTYDETAEHIKCQAQSTQRQIKREFEKLHQFLQEEEATRLEALQAEVEQKTTLMKSTFDKMAREILLLSDTIRTIEEEIRAEDIAFLVNVKGTMERAQCTLPDPERASGALLNVAQHMGNLKFNVWKKMQDLVQYTPVILDPNTADPRLNLSDDLTSVTYSDERQQLPDNPERFNWYLCVLGSEGLLYGTHSWDVDVGDSTLWMLGVAAESNQRKGLIFFNSGVWCVLHMDGKYKSRSSGQTGSPLPVNGKLRRVRVQLDLAKGAVSFSDAAHDTHLHTFRHTFSERVFPFFFNWCAQSPLRILPQRSSITMG, from the exons ATGGCCTGCAAAACTTCCCTTTCCGAGGAGGACCTCACGTGTCCGGTGTGCCGGGACATCTTCAGAGATCCCGTGGTGCTGTCGTGTAGCCACAGCGTCTGTAAAGGCTGCCTGCGGCAGTTCTGGAACACCAAGCCGTCCCGGGAGTGTCCGCTTTGCCGGAAGAGGTCCCTGGATGCCGAGCCTCCATGCAACCTGGCTCTGAGGAACCTGTGTGAGGCCGTCCTCAGCCAGAGGGAGGGGGTGTCGGAGAGCGACCGGTGCCGGACGTGGCCCGTCAGGTGTCGAGTCCTCTGCACTGCCCACGGTGAGCAGTTCAAGCTCTTCTGCCTGCAGGACAAGGAGcccctgtgtgtggtgtgccgtGACTCGAGGCTGCACAAATGTCACGAATGCCAACCTCTGGATGAAGCCGCGCTGGATCTGAAG gaaaaactgaggaATAAACTCCCAGCCTTGCAAGAGAAGTTGAAGGTCTTTatagaaataaaacaaacctATGATGAAACGGCAGAGCACATCAAG TGCCAGGCCCAAAGTACACAGAGGCAGATCAAAAGAGAGTTTGAAaagcttcaccagtttctacAAGAGGAGGAAGCCACCAGGCTTGAGGCACTGCAGGCCGAGGTGGAGCAGAAGACCACTTTAATGAAGAGTACATTTGACAAGATGGCCAGGGAGATTCTATTGCTCTCGGACACAATCAGGACCATAGAAGAAGAGATCAGAGCCGAGGACATCGCATTCTTAGTG AATGTCAAGGGCACAATGGAAAG AGCGCAGTGCACACTGCCGGACCCAGAGAGGGCGTCTGGAGCTCTGCTCAATGTGGCTCAGCACATGGGCAACCTCAAGTTTAATGTCTGGAAGAAGATGCAGGACTTGGTTCAGTACA CTCCCGTGATCCTGGACCCCAACACTGCAGACCCTCGTCTCAACCTGTCTGACGACCTGACCAGTGTCACCTACAGCGACGAGAGACAGCAGCTCCCTGACAACCCCGAGAGGTTCAACTGGTACCTCTGTGTCCTGGGCTCGGAGGGACTCCTCTACGGGACCCACAGCTGGGACGTGGACGTTGGGGACAGCACGCTTTGGATGCTGGGCGTCGCCGCGGAGTCCAACCAGAGGAAAGGCCTGATATTCTTCAACAGCGGGGTCTGGTGCGTGCTGCACATGGACGGGAAGTACAAGTCGCGTTCCTCCGGCCAGACCGGCTCGCCTCTGCCGGTGAATGGCAAACTGCGGAGggtcagagtgcagctggacttgGCCAAGGGAGCGGTGTCATTCTCGGATGCCGCTCACgacacccacctgcacacgtttaGACACACCTTCTCCGAGAGGGTGTTCCCGTTCTTTTTTAATTGGTGCGCACAATCTCCCCTGAGGATTTTACCACAGAGGTCGTCTATAACAATGGGATAA
- the LOC134083006 gene encoding E3 ubiquitin-protein ligase TRIM35-like isoform X2, which produces MACKTSLSEEDLTCPVCRDIFRDPVVLSCSHSVCKGCLRQFWNTKPSRECPLCRKRSLDAEPPCNLALRNLCEAVLSQREGVSESDRCRTWPVRCRVLCTAHGEQFKLFCLQDKEPLCVVCRDSRLHKCHECQPLDEAALDLKEKLRNKLPALQEKLKVFIEIKQTYDETAEHIKCQAQSTQRQIKREFEKLHQFLQEEEATRLEALQAEVEQKTTLMKSTFDKMAREILLLSDTIRTIEEEIRAEDIAFLVVRQQCPLAIFRAQCTLPDPERASGALLNVAQHMGNLKFNVWKKMQDLVQYTPVILDPNTADPRLNLSDDLTSVTYSDERQQLPDNPERFNWYLCVLGSEGLLYGTHSWDVDVGDSTLWMLGVAAESNQRKGLIFFNSGVWCVLHMDGKYKSRSSGQTGSPLPVNGKLRRVRVQLDLAKGAVSFSDAAHDTHLHTFRHTFSERVFPFFFNWCAQSPLRILPQRSSITMG; this is translated from the exons ATGGCCTGCAAAACTTCCCTTTCCGAGGAGGACCTCACGTGTCCGGTGTGCCGGGACATCTTCAGAGATCCCGTGGTGCTGTCGTGTAGCCACAGCGTCTGTAAAGGCTGCCTGCGGCAGTTCTGGAACACCAAGCCGTCCCGGGAGTGTCCGCTTTGCCGGAAGAGGTCCCTGGATGCCGAGCCTCCATGCAACCTGGCTCTGAGGAACCTGTGTGAGGCCGTCCTCAGCCAGAGGGAGGGGGTGTCGGAGAGCGACCGGTGCCGGACGTGGCCCGTCAGGTGTCGAGTCCTCTGCACTGCCCACGGTGAGCAGTTCAAGCTCTTCTGCCTGCAGGACAAGGAGcccctgtgtgtggtgtgccgtGACTCGAGGCTGCACAAATGTCACGAATGCCAACCTCTGGATGAAGCCGCGCTGGATCTGAAG gaaaaactgaggaATAAACTCCCAGCCTTGCAAGAGAAGTTGAAGGTCTTTatagaaataaaacaaacctATGATGAAACGGCAGAGCACATCAAG TGCCAGGCCCAAAGTACACAGAGGCAGATCAAAAGAGAGTTTGAAaagcttcaccagtttctacAAGAGGAGGAAGCCACCAGGCTTGAGGCACTGCAGGCCGAGGTGGAGCAGAAGACCACTTTAATGAAGAGTACATTTGACAAGATGGCCAGGGAGATTCTATTGCTCTCGGACACAATCAGGACCATAGAAGAAGAGATCAGAGCCGAGGACATCGCATTCTTAGTGGTGAGACAGCAGTGTCCTCTTGCCATATTCAG AGCGCAGTGCACACTGCCGGACCCAGAGAGGGCGTCTGGAGCTCTGCTCAATGTGGCTCAGCACATGGGCAACCTCAAGTTTAATGTCTGGAAGAAGATGCAGGACTTGGTTCAGTACA CTCCCGTGATCCTGGACCCCAACACTGCAGACCCTCGTCTCAACCTGTCTGACGACCTGACCAGTGTCACCTACAGCGACGAGAGACAGCAGCTCCCTGACAACCCCGAGAGGTTCAACTGGTACCTCTGTGTCCTGGGCTCGGAGGGACTCCTCTACGGGACCCACAGCTGGGACGTGGACGTTGGGGACAGCACGCTTTGGATGCTGGGCGTCGCCGCGGAGTCCAACCAGAGGAAAGGCCTGATATTCTTCAACAGCGGGGTCTGGTGCGTGCTGCACATGGACGGGAAGTACAAGTCGCGTTCCTCCGGCCAGACCGGCTCGCCTCTGCCGGTGAATGGCAAACTGCGGAGggtcagagtgcagctggacttgGCCAAGGGAGCGGTGTCATTCTCGGATGCCGCTCACgacacccacctgcacacgtttaGACACACCTTCTCCGAGAGGGTGTTCCCGTTCTTTTTTAATTGGTGCGCACAATCTCCCCTGAGGATTTTACCACAGAGGTCGTCTATAACAATGGGATAA